The genomic region AAGGGACTTTACCAAGATTTGCCGTCAGAACGAAATCTCCGGCGCCGTCACTTCGCTCGCTGCGGCTTCCCACTATGCTCCTCACGCCTCTTATCAGCGTGTGACGGCCTTTGCTTTGGGAGATCTGACCGTCCTCGATTCTGCTTTGGAGCTTGAACCTGTGGAGTCTGGAGCGAATATCGCGCTTCTTATCCCTTATGACGAGGGCGTGTTTTATGGAGCGCGCGATGTTGACGGGGTGAAAATTACTTCACCGATACAAACTTATCTCGATCTTCAGGGCTTGGGCGGGCGCGCGGATGAGGCGGCGGAAATTCTTTACGAGCGGGAGATTGTCAATCGATGGTGAACACACGTTCTGACTATGAGCCGGAAGCTATCCAAGCAGCTAAGCGTGTGCTATTGGAGATTGCATCTGTTTTTGAGAATGAACTCGATCATATCGTATTTGTCGGCGGGACAGCATGCTCATTACTGTTTTCACAGGATATAGAACCCCATGAGGGGACGATCGATGTTGATATGGCCTTAGATCCAGAGGCTTTAGCAGATTACGAGGATGATACGCTAGAGGAAAAGTTAATCTACGCAAATTACCAGCAGGTCGAAGGAAAGAAATTCCGATGGGATCGTCGTGTTCGCATCGATGGGCGTGTCATTTCGGTGATGGTCGAATTTCTCTCCGGAGAATATGATGGCGCTCGACGCTACTCAGAGGCTCGATCCGTTTAGGGGATATACGCGAGTGTACTGCGTGGCATGGATATTGCGTTTATTGACCCGCGTAAAGTGAAGATCAGAGGACAGCTTCCCAGTGGCGCTTTGCATGAGGCCGATATCCAGGTTTGCTCTCCCGTCAGCTTGCTGGCGATGAAAGGCATTTCGATTCATGACAGGATTAAGGGCGCTGATAAAGACGCTGTAGACATTGACTATATACTGCGCCGCTATCCTGATGGTCTTACAGCGCTAGGGCGTGTGTTTAAGATGGATGCTTACTCTTCGGATGGACTGGTGCGGGAAGGACTTCAAGGTGTTGCGAAAGCATTTGAAACGTTGGAATCGATTGGCCCTGTGTCAGTGGCTTCACCAGATAGATATCCTAACTCCGAGGAGCGAGCGATTGTTCAGCAAGGAGCTTTTCTGCGGGCGCAGAGATTTCTTCGGTTGCTCAATTCATAGGCGTCGGCGCGCCTGTGAATTGAGCGCTTAACCTAATTCGCCCGTTTGTGCGACAGGAGCCAGGGGAGCAGGCCGGGCTCGGCGTAGGCGTTGTCCCAGCTGTTGTGGCCGACGCCGGGGTATTCGCTGTAGCGGATATCGGCCTTGCGGGCGAGCAGGCTGGCGACGATCTGGCGTGATTCGGAGACGGGGACGGTCGGGTCGGCTTCGCCGTGGAAGTCCCAGATCGGGATGGCGGGGAGCGACTGAGCCAGCGCGGCATACGGGTCCTTTTCGGAAGCGGTGGTTTCCTCGGGGGCCGCGCCGACCCAGGCGGGGAAGACGACGCCGCCGCAGACCGGCGCGATGGCGGCCCAGCGGCTGGGGAATTTGCGCGCCATCTCCCATGAGCCGTAGCCGCCCAGGGATAAGCCCGTCAGATACACGCGGCGGGTATCGCCGTGAAACTCCGCGATGCACTGATCGAGCATCTTGAGCGTCAGCTCCTCGACCGCCGGCTGCGTCCAGCGCGTTTCCGGCTGCAATTGGGGACAGACGACAACGGCGGGAAAGTTGTCCACATCCTGCGCGATCAGCAGGCGCACGCCGTTCTTGGTCTGCTGCGCGCCGTCGGTCCCGCGCTCGCCGATGCCGTGCAGAAAGAGAATAACCGGCGGATTCGTTTTCCTGCTGAGATGCTTTGGAATAAAGACCTGAAACTTATAAGTGTTCGCGCCCATCGTGAGCGTGCGGCTGGCGAAAGGCACTTGATCGGGCGCCGCTGAGGCCGCGTGCGCCGATGGGGCCGCCTGGGCGGCGAGTGCGAGAACAACGATCGGCGCGAAGAGAAACGTTCGGACAAAACGACGGATCTTCATGGGCAAGTGACGTGCTCCCTCGCAGAATGTGATTGGCGCCGCTTTGGACAGTACGGCTGCTGCTGCTTTTTCATTATACGCTCTTGACCGCGGCTATTCTCCGGTCTTAGACGCCAGCAATTTTAGGCGCCGCCGCGCGGCGGGGATATCCACGGCGAAGCCCTGCGTGAGCTCGCTGGAAAATTCTTCCGTCAGCACTGAGAGCGAGGCGAGGGGATTCGGCGCGTTCATGTTTTTGGCGGCGTCCGGAGTTAACAAGGGGCTTGGCGTCGGCGCCGTGTGTGGACGAGCGGGAGCGGCGCCGATCGCTCGCAGGGTTTCGGCGGTGATTTGGGCAAAGTTCCAGCGGGTGGCGACGCCGCCCCGGCTGAGAAACAGCGAATCCGGCGCGTCTTTGAGCACGCCGCAGTCATGCAGATCGCGAAGACATTCGTAGGCGCGGTCCGATTTCGGGACATCGGTAAACGCCTTGGGCGTCTTATCGACGGCCGGCGCGATCCCCGGCGTGCGGACTAACTCGTCCACGACGCAGTAGCAGCGATATATTTTCGCCGGCTGAGCGATCCAAGAAAACCTCGGAGGATGGGCGTCGACTTCGAACGGGCCGAAGATTTCCAGCTTCATTCGGCGCACGTCATTGATCCCGCTGAGACCGTTGAACCATCCCCATGTGCCCTTGACCACCATGAGGCCGCCCTCATTGCTCCACGTTCCCGTGATCTCCCGCCCGCTCATGCTCAGAGGAACGGAATGGAATGCGCCGCCGCGCTGGAAGACATAGCCTGAGCTGCCATCGGTGAATACGAATTGGCCCTCCGCCTGGATAATCTCCCCGGCGGATTGATACTGTGTGGGAGCGACGATTTTGCGCGCCGTAACGGCAAGCAGGGCGCAGGCGGCGATGGCGTACATGGAGGCGTTATCCTTTCGCGACGACGATTTGAAACGATCCGGCGTATACTCACGGTAATAATACCAGCAGCGCGTCGCCGTCCATGAAAAACACCCTGGGCTCGGTCTCAATAATATGATGAAGCTCGCCATTAACTATTCGTCCGCCGCCGACGGTCTGGCTCGCGACGGTCTCCTGCCGGTCGATCTTTTCAAATGCCCGTCGCCGTTCGATACGGACGTGTCGGTGCATATGCCGGATCTGCTGGAGCGAGCGCGCGGGACGCGCCCGGTTTACGTCCATTTCCCGCTGTTCGCTGGAAACGGCAGTTTGCGCGATGTCGATTGGGATGGGATCGAGTCGGTCCTTGCGGAGACCGCGACGCCCTATGTGAACCTTCATTTGGAAACGAGGTCCGCCGATTTCCCCGGCGTTCCCGTGGATACGACGGATCCCGCGCATCAAGAGCAAATCGCTGAGGCGCTGATCGCCGATGTGGCGCTGGCCGTGGCGCGGCTGGGCGCGGAGCGCGTGATTGTGGAGAACGTGGTGGCGCGGGGCAGCGTTCTGCGGCCGTGCATCGAACCGGGAGTGATCGCCCGGGTCGTGGAGGAAACGCGATGCGGCCTGCTGCTGGACACCGCTCATGTGCGGCTAACAGCGGAAGAACTGGGTTTCGACGCGCGCGCATACATCGCCGCCCTGCCGCTGAGACAACTGCGTGAGCTGCATGTCACCGGCGCGCAGCCGCATGAGGGCGGGCGATTGCGCGACAGTATGCCGATGGGCGCCCAAGACTGGGATCTGCTGGAATATGTCCTGGCCAAGATACAGGGCGGACGCGCGGCGGAGCCGTGGTGCATGGCGCTGGAGTACGGCGGGGTGGGACCGGGCTTCGATTGGCGGAGCGATCCGCAGATCATCGCGGAGCAAACAAGCCGGCTGCGTCGCTTTGTGAAGACATAACGGCGGCTCCCGTGATGATTTTACAAGAAATGGTGGAATGGGATGTTAAGACAAATCGCCGTCCTCTCAATGAGAGGACGGCGATTTGACGTTTTTTGTCGTTGCGATACGGATCTAGTATTGAACTGTGAGCATGGGCTGCCCGGTCGCGGCTTCCTTGCTGTTGAAGCAGAAGTAGACGCCGTCGGTTCCCGGATCG from Capsulimonas corticalis harbors:
- a CDS encoding prolyl oligopeptidase family serine peptidase; its protein translation is MKIRRFVRTFLFAPIVVLALAAQAAPSAHAASAAPDQVPFASRTLTMGANTYKFQVFIPKHLSRKTNPPVILFLHGIGERGTDGAQQTKNGVRLLIAQDVDNFPAVVVCPQLQPETRWTQPAVEELTLKMLDQCIAEFHGDTRRVYLTGLSLGGYGSWEMARKFPSRWAAIAPVCGGVVFPAWVGAAPEETTASEKDPYAALAQSLPAIPIWDFHGEADPTVPVSESRQIVASLLARKADIRYSEYPGVGHNSWDNAYAEPGLLPWLLSHKRAN
- a CDS encoding multinuclear nonheme iron-dependent oxidase, which produces MMKLAINYSSAADGLARDGLLPVDLFKCPSPFDTDVSVHMPDLLERARGTRPVYVHFPLFAGNGSLRDVDWDGIESVLAETATPYVNLHLETRSADFPGVPVDTTDPAHQEQIAEALIADVALAVARLGAERVIVENVVARGSVLRPCIEPGVIARVVEETRCGLLLDTAHVRLTAEELGFDARAYIAALPLRQLRELHVTGAQPHEGGRLRDSMPMGAQDWDLLEYVLAKIQGGRAAEPWCMALEYGGVGPGFDWRSDPQIIAEQTSRLRRFVKT